The proteins below are encoded in one region of Takifugu rubripes chromosome 1, fTakRub1.2, whole genome shotgun sequence:
- the LOC101064814 gene encoding V-type proton ATPase 116 kDa subunit a-like isoform X2, whose amino-acid sequence MGELFRSEEMTLAQLFLQSEAAYCCVSELGELGMVQFRDLNPDVNVFQRKFVNEVRRCEEMDRKLRFVEKEIKKANIPTVDTGENPEVPFPRDMIDLEATFEKLENELKEINTNQEALKKNFLELTELKHILRRTQQFFDEMEDPNLLEESSALMEGNEAGRGAPLRLGFVAGVISRERIPTFERMLWRVCRGNVFLRKAEIEDPLEDPTTGDQVHKSVFIIFFQGDQLKNRVKKICEGFRASLYPCPETPQERKEMLAGVNSRIDDLQMVLNQTEDHRQRVLQAASKTMRVWFIKVRKMKAIYHTLNLCNIDVTQKCLIAEVWCPVSDLDSIQFALRRGTERSGSTVPSILNRMQTKQTPPTFNKTNKFTSGFQNIVDAYGIGSYREINPAPYTIITFPFLFAVMFGDMGHGLLMTCGALYLVIRESRLLAQKSDNEMFNMVFAGRYIILLMGIFSVYTGIIYNDCFSKSLNMFGSGWSVRPMFGPKGANWTFETLDGNAVLQLDPAIPGVFNGPYPLGIDPIWNVATNKLTFLNSFKMKMSVILGVIHMLFGVSLSLFNHLYFKKPLNIFLGFIPEIVFMASLFGYLVLLVFYKWTSYNAYSSKDAPSLLIHFINMCLFNYNDPTNKALYPGQMGIQILLVLIALACVPCMLIVKTMMLHRQNLWKKHLGTQKFGGVRVGNGPTEDEAGIMDHDQLSQHSEEGEEHAEEEPFNFGDVAVHQAIHTIEYCLGCISNTASYLRLWALSLAHAQLSEVLWSMVMHLGLSSRSGGGFFGLSIIFSAFAGLTVAILLIMEGLSAFLHALRLHWVEFQNKFYAGQGFKFIPFSFESILEGRFDE is encoded by the exons ATGGGGGAGTTATTCCGAAGTGAGGAGATGACCCTGGCCCAGCTCTTTCTGCAGTCAGAGGCTGCCTACTGCTGCGTCAGTGAGCTGGGAGAACTAGGCATGGTCCAGTTCAGAGAT TTGAATCCAGATGTAAACGTCTTTCAGCGTAAATTTGTGAATGaagtgaggagatgtgaggagatgGACAGGAAATTGA GATTTGTAGAAAAGGAAATCAAGAAAGCCAACATCCCGACGGTGGACACCGGAGAAAACCCGGAGGTGCCTTTTCCCCGGGACATGATTGATCTAGAG GCCACATTTGAGAAGCTGGAGAATGAATTGAAAGAAATCAACACCAATCAGGAAGCCCTGAAGAAGAACTTCCTTGAGCTTACAGAGCTAAAGCACATCCTTCGTCGAACACAACAATTCTTTGATGAG ATGGAGgatcccaacctgctggaggagtCATCAGCCCTGATGGAAGGCAATGAGGCAGGGCGTGGGGCCCCGCTTAGACTGGG GTTCGTTGCAGGTGTGATCAGCAGGGAGAGGATTCCAACATTTGAGAGAATGCTATGGAGAGTGTGTCGGGGTAATGTTTTCTTAAGGAAAGCAGAAATTGAGGACCCTCTGGAGGACCCTACAACG GGAGATCAAGTTCACAAATCAGTCTTCATAATCTTTTTCCAAGGCGACCAATTGAAGAACAGGGTGAAAAAGATATGTGAAGG GTTTCGAGCATCCTTATACCCGTGTCCTGAGACCCCACAGGAAAGGAAGGAGATGCTGGCTGGAGTAAATAGTCGCATTGATGACCTGCAGATG GTGTTGAACCAAACAGAGGATCATCGTCAGCGGGTGCTGCAGGCTGCCTCCAAGACAATGCGAGTTTGGTTTATCaaagtgaggaagatgaaggcaaTCTACCACACACTCAACCTCTGCAACATTGATGTGACCCAGAAGTGTCTGATTGCAGAAGTCTGGTGTCCTGTCTCAGACCTGGACTCCATACAGTTTGCACTGCGCAGAGGCACA gagaggagcggcTCAACAGTGCCATCCATACTTAACAGGATGCAGACCAAACAAACACCACCTACTTTCAACAAAACCAACAAGTTTACATCAGGCTTCCAGAACATTGTTGATGCTTATGGTATTGGAAGCTACCGGGAAATAAATCCAG CTCCATATACAATCATTACATTCCCCTTCCTGTTTGCTGTGATGTTTGGTGACATGGGACATGGTCTTCTGATGACATGTGGTGCTCTCTACCTGGTCATCCGAGAGAGTCGTCTCCTTGCCCAGAAAAGTGACAATGAG ATGTTCAACATGGTATTTGCCGGGCGCTACATCATACTCCTGATGGGGATCTTCTCTGTCTACACTGGAATAATTTACAATGACTGCTTTTCTAAATCCCTTAATATGTTTGGCTCTGGATGGAGCGTCAGGCCTATGTTTGGTCCCAAAGGAGCCAACTGGAC GTTTGAGACACTTGATGGGAATGCAGTTTTGCAGTTAGACCCAGCAATTCCTGGAGTCTTCAATGGGCCGTATCCACTGGGAATTGACCCG ATATGGAATGTTGCCACAAACAAGCTGACCTTCCTGAACTCGTTCAAGATGAAGATGTCCGTTATCTTGGGTGTCATCCACATGTTATTTGGAGTGTCTCTTAGCCTCTTTAACCACCT GTATTTTAAAAAGCCACTAAACATCTTCCTGGGCTTTATTCCTGAGATTGTTTTCATGGCAAGCCTTTTTGGCTACCTTGTTCTACTAGTGTTTTATAAGTGGACATCCTACAATGCCTACAGCTCAAAGGATGCCCCCAGCCTGCTAATCCACTTTATCAACATGTGTCTCTTCAACTACAATGACCCCACTAACAAGGCCCTCTACCCAGGACAG ATGGGTATCCAGATATTATTGGTGCTGATTGCACTTGCATGTGTACCCTGTATGCTGATTGTGAAAACTATGATGCTTCATCGCCAGAACCTTTGGAAAAAACACCTG GGCACCCAGAAGTTCGGCGGGGTGCGGGTGGGCAACGGGCCCACAGAGGATGAGGCTGGCATAATGGACCACGACCAGCTCTCTCAGCActcagaggaaggagaagaa caTGCAGAGGAAGAACCG TTTAACTTTGGTGATGTAGCAGTCCACCAGGCCATCCACACCATTGAGTACTGTCTTGGATGCATCTCTAATACAGCTTCTTACCTGCGACTCTGGGCCCTCAGCCTGGCTCATGCAC AGTTGTCTGAAGTTCTATGGTCTATGGTGATGCACCTTGGTCTGTCCTCGCGAAGTGGTGGTGGGTTCTTTGGCCTTTCCATTATCTTCTCAGCCTTTGCTGGACTTACCGTTGCCATCCTGCTGATAATGGAAGGGTTGTCAGCATTTCTACATGCTTTACGTCTACACTG GGTGGAGTTCCAGAACAAGTTCTATGCAGGGCAGGGCTTCAAGTTTATTCCCTTCTCGTTTGAGAGCATCCTGGAGGGCCGTTTTGATGAGTGA
- the LOC101064814 gene encoding V-type proton ATPase 116 kDa subunit a-like isoform X1: MGELFRSEEMTLAQLFLQSEAAYCCVSELGELGMVQFRDLNPDVNVFQRKFVNEVRRCEEMDRKLRFVEKEIKKANIPTVDTGENPEVPFPRDMIDLEATFEKLENELKEINTNQEALKKNFLELTELKHILRRTQQFFDEMEDPNLLEESSALMEGNEAGRGAPLRLGFVAGVISRERIPTFERMLWRVCRGNVFLRKAEIEDPLEDPTTGDQVHKSVFIIFFQGDQLKNRVKKICEGFRASLYPCPETPQERKEMLAGVNSRIDDLQMVLNQTEDHRQRVLQAASKTMRVWFIKVRKMKAIYHTLNLCNIDVTQKCLIAEVWCPVSDLDSIQFALRRGTERSGSTVPSILNRMQTKQTPPTFNKTNKFTSGFQNIVDAYGIGSYREINPAPYTIITFPFLFAVMFGDMGHGLLMTCGALYLVIRESRLLAQKSDNEMFNMVFAGRYIILLMGIFSVYTGIIYNDCFSKSLNMFGSGWSVRPMFGPKGANWTFETLDGNAVLQLDPAIPGVFNGPYPLGIDPIWNVATNKLTFLNSFKMKMSVILGVIHMLFGVSLSLFNHLYFKKPLNIFLGFIPEIVFMASLFGYLVLLVFYKWTSYNAYSSKDAPSLLIHFINMCLFNYNDPTNKALYPGQMGIQILLVLIALACVPCMLIVKTMMLHRQNLWKKHLSQKREETPAENLEQSLKQTGVSSSCTGLTQQGTQKFGGVRVGNGPTEDEAGIMDHDQLSQHSEEGEEHAEEEPFNFGDVAVHQAIHTIEYCLGCISNTASYLRLWALSLAHAQLSEVLWSMVMHLGLSSRSGGGFFGLSIIFSAFAGLTVAILLIMEGLSAFLHALRLHWVEFQNKFYAGQGFKFIPFSFESILEGRFDE, translated from the exons ATGGGGGAGTTATTCCGAAGTGAGGAGATGACCCTGGCCCAGCTCTTTCTGCAGTCAGAGGCTGCCTACTGCTGCGTCAGTGAGCTGGGAGAACTAGGCATGGTCCAGTTCAGAGAT TTGAATCCAGATGTAAACGTCTTTCAGCGTAAATTTGTGAATGaagtgaggagatgtgaggagatgGACAGGAAATTGA GATTTGTAGAAAAGGAAATCAAGAAAGCCAACATCCCGACGGTGGACACCGGAGAAAACCCGGAGGTGCCTTTTCCCCGGGACATGATTGATCTAGAG GCCACATTTGAGAAGCTGGAGAATGAATTGAAAGAAATCAACACCAATCAGGAAGCCCTGAAGAAGAACTTCCTTGAGCTTACAGAGCTAAAGCACATCCTTCGTCGAACACAACAATTCTTTGATGAG ATGGAGgatcccaacctgctggaggagtCATCAGCCCTGATGGAAGGCAATGAGGCAGGGCGTGGGGCCCCGCTTAGACTGGG GTTCGTTGCAGGTGTGATCAGCAGGGAGAGGATTCCAACATTTGAGAGAATGCTATGGAGAGTGTGTCGGGGTAATGTTTTCTTAAGGAAAGCAGAAATTGAGGACCCTCTGGAGGACCCTACAACG GGAGATCAAGTTCACAAATCAGTCTTCATAATCTTTTTCCAAGGCGACCAATTGAAGAACAGGGTGAAAAAGATATGTGAAGG GTTTCGAGCATCCTTATACCCGTGTCCTGAGACCCCACAGGAAAGGAAGGAGATGCTGGCTGGAGTAAATAGTCGCATTGATGACCTGCAGATG GTGTTGAACCAAACAGAGGATCATCGTCAGCGGGTGCTGCAGGCTGCCTCCAAGACAATGCGAGTTTGGTTTATCaaagtgaggaagatgaaggcaaTCTACCACACACTCAACCTCTGCAACATTGATGTGACCCAGAAGTGTCTGATTGCAGAAGTCTGGTGTCCTGTCTCAGACCTGGACTCCATACAGTTTGCACTGCGCAGAGGCACA gagaggagcggcTCAACAGTGCCATCCATACTTAACAGGATGCAGACCAAACAAACACCACCTACTTTCAACAAAACCAACAAGTTTACATCAGGCTTCCAGAACATTGTTGATGCTTATGGTATTGGAAGCTACCGGGAAATAAATCCAG CTCCATATACAATCATTACATTCCCCTTCCTGTTTGCTGTGATGTTTGGTGACATGGGACATGGTCTTCTGATGACATGTGGTGCTCTCTACCTGGTCATCCGAGAGAGTCGTCTCCTTGCCCAGAAAAGTGACAATGAG ATGTTCAACATGGTATTTGCCGGGCGCTACATCATACTCCTGATGGGGATCTTCTCTGTCTACACTGGAATAATTTACAATGACTGCTTTTCTAAATCCCTTAATATGTTTGGCTCTGGATGGAGCGTCAGGCCTATGTTTGGTCCCAAAGGAGCCAACTGGAC GTTTGAGACACTTGATGGGAATGCAGTTTTGCAGTTAGACCCAGCAATTCCTGGAGTCTTCAATGGGCCGTATCCACTGGGAATTGACCCG ATATGGAATGTTGCCACAAACAAGCTGACCTTCCTGAACTCGTTCAAGATGAAGATGTCCGTTATCTTGGGTGTCATCCACATGTTATTTGGAGTGTCTCTTAGCCTCTTTAACCACCT GTATTTTAAAAAGCCACTAAACATCTTCCTGGGCTTTATTCCTGAGATTGTTTTCATGGCAAGCCTTTTTGGCTACCTTGTTCTACTAGTGTTTTATAAGTGGACATCCTACAATGCCTACAGCTCAAAGGATGCCCCCAGCCTGCTAATCCACTTTATCAACATGTGTCTCTTCAACTACAATGACCCCACTAACAAGGCCCTCTACCCAGGACAG ATGGGTATCCAGATATTATTGGTGCTGATTGCACTTGCATGTGTACCCTGTATGCTGATTGTGAAAACTATGATGCTTCATCGCCAGAACCTTTGGAAAAAACACCTG TCCCAGAAGAGGGAAGAAACCCCTGCAGAGAATCTAGAGCAGTCATTAAAGCAAACAGGTGTGTCCTCATCATGCACCGGACTCACCCAACAGGGCACCCAGAAGTTCGGCGGGGTGCGGGTGGGCAACGGGCCCACAGAGGATGAGGCTGGCATAATGGACCACGACCAGCTCTCTCAGCActcagaggaaggagaagaa caTGCAGAGGAAGAACCG TTTAACTTTGGTGATGTAGCAGTCCACCAGGCCATCCACACCATTGAGTACTGTCTTGGATGCATCTCTAATACAGCTTCTTACCTGCGACTCTGGGCCCTCAGCCTGGCTCATGCAC AGTTGTCTGAAGTTCTATGGTCTATGGTGATGCACCTTGGTCTGTCCTCGCGAAGTGGTGGTGGGTTCTTTGGCCTTTCCATTATCTTCTCAGCCTTTGCTGGACTTACCGTTGCCATCCTGCTGATAATGGAAGGGTTGTCAGCATTTCTACATGCTTTACGTCTACACTG GGTGGAGTTCCAGAACAAGTTCTATGCAGGGCAGGGCTTCAAGTTTATTCCCTTCTCGTTTGAGAGCATCCTGGAGGGCCGTTTTGATGAGTGA
- the rfng gene encoding beta-1,3-N-acetylglucosaminyltransferase radical fringe, whose protein sequence is MYIASLSFSKFCFLLSLAFCGFLLLLIPVLRPPACQVDLPQPRPQVRPAQTDPSLDVWFLEVSKSLRESQFAKRQEGNREGKSEITRNDVHKRTTDSKDSIVLGKVGGLSGLRTLESLELKDIFIAVKTTKKYHRSRLELLIQTWISQAKEQTYIFTDGEDVALQIQSGVTLINTNCSAAHTRQALCCKMSVEYDKFIESQKKWFCHVDDDNYMILPSLLQLLSSYHHTQDVYLGRPSLDHPIEAAEKVKSNGMMPVKFWFATGGAGFCISRGLALKMSPWASLGNFISTAEKIRLPDDCTIGYIIGVLLEVPLTHTHLFHSHLENLHTLPTGIVLQQVTLSYGGFEKRKNVVTVIGGFSLAEDPTRFKTVHCLLYPDAGWCPKHKHQQQN, encoded by the exons ATGTACATCGCTTCATTGAGTTTTAGCAAATTCTGCTTCCTACTTTCtcttgcattttgtggcttccTGCTTCTGCTCATCCCTGTTTTGCGGCCACCAGCATGCCAGGTAGACCTACCCCAGCCCAGACCCCAAGTCAGACCAGCACAGACAGATCCATCACTTGATGTATGGTTTCTAGAAGTGTCTAAAAGTCTCAGAGAATCTCAGTTTGCCAAGAGGCAGGAAGGAAATAGAGAAGGAAAGAGTGAAATAACCAGGAATGATGTCCACAAGAGAACTACAGACTCCAAAGACAGCATTGTCCTTGGAAAAGTAGGTGGGCTATCAGGGTTGAGGACTTTGGAATCACTTGAgttaaaagacatttttattgcAGTGAAGACCACAAAGAAGTATCACAGATCCAGACTAGAGCTGCTGATTCAAACTTGGATTTCTCAAGCTAAAGAACAG ACATACATCTTTACAGATGGAGAGGACGTAGCATTACAGATACAGAGCG GAGTTACCCTCATTAATACCAACTGCTCAGCAGCTCACACCCGCCAAGCTTTGTGCTGCAAGATGTCTGTAGAGTATGACAAGTTCATTGAGTCGCAGAAAAA GTGGTTTTGCCATGTGGATGATGACAATTATATGATCCTACCTAGTCTGCTTCAACTACTTTCATCTTACCACCATACCCAGGATGTCTACCTTGGCCGGCCTAGTCTAGATCATCCCAtagaagctgcagagaaagtCAAGAGTAATGGAATG ATGCCTGTTAAGTTTTGGTTTGCCACTGGGGGGGCGGGTTTCTGTATCAGCAGAGGACTGGCTCTAAAAATGAGCCCATGGGCAAG TTTGGGGAATTTCATCAGTACCGCAGAGAAGATCCGACTGCCAGATGACTGTACCATTGGCTATATCATTGGAGTGCTACTGGAAGTgccactaacacacacacacctgttccaTTCTCACCTGGAGAACCTGCACACGCTACCCACTGGAATTGTGCTGCAACAG GTGACGCTGAGCTATGGAGGCTTTGAGAAGAGAAAAAATGTAGTCACTGTCATTGGAGGCTTTTCTTTGGCTGAGGACCCTACAAG GTTTAAGACTGTCCACTGTCTTCTGTACCCTGACGCAGGCTGGTGTCCAAAgcacaaacatcagcagcaaaACTAA